The stretch of DNA ttttctaaaaaaattcgcgtgaatatttaatacatgAAAAAAGATTCATAATGTCGCCTTATTGCAAATAATTGGGCGGATATAGAATCGAAAAAtctgaatttttaatttttcttttaacaaACACCCTTTAGACCAATTCGCACAAGATGACAAAGAAATGCGCGAAGCAGTACTAATATGATCGGTATTACGCTTGTCGTACGGAAAATCATGTTCTCACTGTAAACGTAGACGTCATACGTTCGCGATTTCCTGCATGTAGATACGTTCCGCGATTATACGGGGCCACTAGACTAAATGTCGTTTTAATTTCTAAGTTTCATGAAGAAAAGAAGTAAAATGAATTTAAGAACTTTTAGAGTAttcttaatattattttgagcaaatactaatttttatttactattgaaaatactatattatatcatgatatttcatatattgataaaattaataaaattgataaaaaaacAGATTGTTAATGATTTCAACCATAAATATTCCAAACTAGATATTAAAAGTTCTGCATCTCACTTCTTCCCTTTTCTGAGGAATCTGAAAGGCTTCTCCTTATTTATCATAAGTTGCTGCCCCGTGTTGCACTTCAACGCCTATCTGGTGTGAATTGATCGGAATCAATTCTCCGAGTGTATCACACAAATGTTATCCTATTATTTGTATGCCATAAGATTGACTTGTGTTGTTcaattatttgatataatGTGTAAAATCGATCCGACCAATTGGCACAGATTAAAAATGGTATGATTCACAATATATGTACTTTGAACGATTTTTTTATGATATTCAAAACTATATAAAAACTAccatatgataatatatgaaAAGAGATTTGTCAATGAAAATATATGTTGAATATAAAAcagtttaatatattattaaaataagaaacgcTTCACTTTTTCCAATTGTCCAAATAAGATAGGCAACCATTCATCATTGAAAAACTTGACATAATGTGTACATAAAACTTAattatgataaataatatcaatattaaataattattatagttACAGGATccaaaatatatgtaaatattagatataaatatggatattacatatattattttgatcattcaaatgaaatgaaataagtaaTGCATAGGAGcaataaaatgatttataatatttgattatatcaatattgaatattgaaaatatataacacaTTTATGTGTATACATGTATGCATGTCTATGGTATATATAATTGCTTATAATGcattaaatatatgaaacattATGTTTTGTGctcttataatatttatacactTATCTATAATTACTATGTTTTACTTGAACATTTTATagcaaaatataaatgtttgcTTAATTATATAAAGCTACAATACAAAGCTTTTCTTTAGTGCACTTTTTTTATTCTAGTTAAATGCAATATTAACTCTAAATGGTGCCATTACTAAAGttttatataagaaatatacagcttttcttataatttatatattgtcattgacattatatgttatcatttatatcatattaaaaACATATCTTATATGAATCATAACTCGTATAAAACACGTACCTAATGCTATTACAAATTACAGGTATGCAAATTGAATGATATTAATGTAACAACTGCATCTGTAATCATCTTTGTTATGTATTACTCTCACTTTATATcaatataagaaaaaaaacCAAATGTTCTTTAcacattgaaaatatatataatttaatcattaaattattatagcttttgaaaatgatattaaagCAATGTTACATGACGTATGAGTGTGGAAAATGTATTAATGTTTTACAATGTATGAAAAAAAAGCTCAAAAGGAAGGCAAATGAGTTTATTAATAAAGTGAAAGCAATTGAATCATGTAACCAGAAGAGActgaaaaaaatacaaatataatgatGAAATAACTAACTGTGACATCAATGCATACTGATGTCTGATTGCTTTCATATTAATGCAAAGACGTATCAAAAGAGAGATACGATAATGCTCTATTATAGCGCAGAAGTGCCAATGGTATGTCATCGATATTCAATATGTAATAATTCAAGTAAACTCACTGTTGATGATAGGATTTCGTGTGGGCAGCATGCCAGCAAAAAGCTCTTGCAGACCTTTGGATCGGAGTATTTCACttgaaatttgttattttctcctaaaataattatatatttgttagTGATCAAGTCTCATAAACAGATGAGTATACATGTAATAGTAAAAGGTGTAAGCCACCATCTTGTATTTTTGTACGAGATTTCagataattgtaaataatagTGTCATACGAAGGATAGTTAAATTCCATTTCTGAATCAATAATACGTACCATTTCGTCCAGTTCCCATCAACTGGTCAAGCATAGCACGCATTTGATCATGAGCAGTCATTTTTTATGGAAGTACAATATCTAAAATGCACTGTCAAAAATGGGGGAGAGCAATCAGCCACGCCGCCAGCCTTCGAGATTCGAGTTATTGTCCAACTCGTACTTATCGATCAGAATATCGTACGTACACCACTAATCGTGTGCGTGTGGCTCGCACAGGTCGTTCTAGACAATATATAAAACTTCCGAGCATAAGTCAGTAACCAATAACGTTTCAGATCTTATATTCACATTCAGAAATTGTATTTGATTGGTAGTCCCGTTAATAACAATTCCATAATTTAGCCATcgatttaatatataataaaaataagacaaTATACGGAGTtgttaatatttgatataaacctttttaaaattatctatattttctacatttccaATGTCTTTCTGAAATATTTCTCTATATGGCTTTAAGTTGGTAATAGAGCAACAAATTTTGcgaatttctttcaaaaaaGATACACTTAATAATTCACAATTATAAAAAGctatataaataaacgaacagtataaattataaagaaaaatattaccaaatttagaaaaaattcACGTCTAATATACCTTAAATTCTagataaaatacgaaaatataataaaaaaaatatgatacGGAAGATGCAATTATATATGAAGTTGCGTCGGCGCAAGAGAAACGCATTTCATTAGCCTCCGGAACGATCATCTATGGTCATTGTGAATCTAGGGAGTTCAATTAActgctatacatatattcagTGCACTAGTAACCCTACTGCGCGTGTGTAAAACGCGCCGGGGGTGGTTAGTCGATGGTTCAGTCTACGAACGTGAAAAATTGCTATTTCAATCAAGGTCCGGTTATATTGTTTGTGTGATTTGTATAAGAAGAAGCAAAATCACATACTATATtcttttcactgataatttttCGAATAACGACGTTAGAATAGACGACAAGCACGATAGAACCAATTTGCGGAACTGCAGCGTACAATACGCACGCGGTGTCTAAAAATGGCGAAGGTGTTTCGCGCGGTGACAGTATCGACTTTGTCAAACAATGGACAGTCAACAGCAAAATTTAACAAGCCGGTCACGCTTAATATCAATTATGATCCACAAGGTCTCAGTGTTGAATTCCTTGCAGGTACTGGTTCACTGATAAATaatcaattatgaattatgtTAGCGTCGTTACAAAGTAGACAACATAACCATACTTAAATGATCGTATAAagtctcttttttttttttttaatcaaaacTTAATGACTACTCCTAATAATATACCTcgtaatcatcgaattttttttaaagactTTTCTAATTTGTCATACAAAACGATTGACAAAATGTAGGATACTTATCTTTCGTTAAGTATCCATTTAATTCGATAGAATTTGTATTTACGATGTGATTGTTTTGctacataaatataattttcatttatattaaatgataataaatagaTTTCAATAGTCTCttttttaaacatttgaaatatttaaaatattgtgtTTCCATTATTTTCTGAGAGAGAAGATGCATACTTTATAATCTCTTTGTATTCATTtgatgtttttaaatattcccttttaattattatcaattaatgagtttattttattataggaaattttttatataaaaggAGAATATTGATAGTAAAAATTGCAGATGATTGTAAGTTATTTTGTGTATGTGAAAGACAACTTTTTATGttctttttattgtttcataaTAGGAGAATCAACTGGCAGAGATAAAACAACACTATTGGAATTCCCAGTAACTCCTAGTACAGAGTGTTCTAGAGTTTCATCTAGAAGCTATGTATTCACACTTGATACCGATAGCTTACTTATAACATTTGTCAGTGAAACCGGTGAGCTAACAAATAGTCATGATTTAAATTGtattgtttaatttagtttCTTATATTACACTAAAGATGGTATATTTTCCtagattttagaaattttcattcacaaatattgaaattaaagaacGGCAAAGGTGTTTCTGCATTTAATGAAAGGACTGAAGAGTCATCAGCTAtgcaatattttcaattttatggtTACCTATCTCAGCAACAAAATATGATGCAAGATTACATTAGGACTAGTACATACCAGCGGGCAATCTTGGGAAATCTGTCTGATTTTAAAGATAAAGTTGTGTTAGATGTAGGTGCAGGTTCTGGAATATTATCATTTTTTGCAGTCCAAGCTGGTGCAAAAAAAGTATATGCAGTAGAAGCAAGTAATATGGCAAATCATGCAGAACTGTTAGTTGCTGCTAATAACTTGTCAGACAAGATTATTGTCATTGCTGGtaaaatagaagaaattgATTTACCAGAAAGAGTAGACTGCATAGTGAGTGAACCCATgggttatatgttatacaatGAAAGAATGCTTGAAACGTATCTTCATGCAAAAAAGTGGTTAGTTCCAGGTAAATGTCATTTAACTGTTCTCTTGttccaatttattttcaataattgtTATAGtaggaataataaaataatcatttcaCAGGTGGGAGAATGTTTCCCTCTCGAGGTGATCTTCACATTGCACCTTTTTCCGATGAAAATCTTTATATGGAGCAATTTAATAAAGCTAACTTTTGGTACCAAACATGTTTTCATGGTGTAGATCTCTCAGCGATGCGAAATAATGCGATCAAAGAATACTTTAGACAGCCAATAGTTGATACCTTTGATATAAGAATTTGTATGGCTAAATCTATCAGACATATTGTAGATTTTCAAACTGCTAATGAGACTGATTTACATAAAATAGGTGAATTTGTAGATCATGTATGATTTTTGcaattaatgtatttaacaatCAACATATTacatcattttatatattgcTTAGAAATTGATGTGGATTTTCACATATTGGAAAGTGGCACTTGTCATGGTCTTGCATTTTGGTTTGATGTTGCATTTATTGGATCAACGCAACAGGTTTGGTTAAGCACAGCTCCCACAGAACCTCTTACTCATTGGTATCAAGTTCGTTGTCTTTTGGAAAATCCTTTGTTTTGTAAAAGCGGTCAACTGTTGTCTGGAAAAGTCATTCTTATTGCGAATAAAAGGTgaaacaatataattataatgatGGCCTCTAAAGTTTGAGaatgttctttttaatatAGAATGTATGCgtaatttcgtataaaacgaTGTTTCAGACAATCGTACGACGTAACAATAGAATTGAAACTAGAAGGGACGAATATGGAAAGTAGTAGTAATACTTTAGATTTGAAAAATCCGTACTTCAGATATACAGGAGCAGCTGCACAACCCCCACCTGGTTTAAATAATACGTCTCCTAGCGAGTCCTATTGGACTACTCTAGATGCACAAGGTGCCAGACAAGCGGTAAACATGGTTAATGGAATGTCTGTGAACGGTTTAGGAGAGGTTTCTATGGATGCGACCGCAGCAGTAAATCCCAGTAATTTGCTTGCAATAggtaaaaaaaatgtttgtaaaaatggctttttattttaagaacataatataattgttatttGCGTGATTGTAATCTAGGAGGCCAACCAAATATTCATCCCGGTTCGATTTCGAGTACAGGGCGGGGTCGAGTAGGGGGTACAGCGACGAGTACACAAGCAGCACAGTTAATAGGTGGTGGAATCACTCCAAATATGTTTACATCTCCCGCTACGGTAAGTGTAAAAGTATCTGAATTAGACTTCGAGCGAGCTACTGCCAAAATGTGGTACTAAGTGTACTAAGATATTTATATGCTCCGTACTCATGTTCAATATGTGTAAACATCTGCACCAAACAATAGCTCGCTAAATACTCGATTTATAAATCTAAAGCAAAAGGATACTAAAGTGTACGCCTGCCTGCGTGTCTTTCGCGCTACAGCTTGGTGTTACTTTCCAGCAATCGCTGGTCCTTGGCAATACTTCACATTATCCAGTGAATCCCAGCTTGATGATTGGAGATTACGTGACACCTGGTAATGGCATATCATCTCAAACGTATCGACAATGATCAATGGCTAAATCATTTTGCACCGAGTATTCTCATTCGGCAAAACAATTAAATGATCGCCATAGCTCTAGCAGTAGCGGAGATATCAGCAACAACAATAAACAGAGCCGCAAGTTGGTGTTTAGTTCCCCAGCAAGCAAATTACGACTCTCATCTGCTGTTCGTATCTTAAACGCGGTTAACTTGGCCAATCTTAATACGAACGTTGGTCACGTTAGTGgcaacagcagcaacaacTTCGCTTACTTTAATAAAGTCATCATTGGTTCTGGTTTTGGATTTGGATGGAGCGTTAGAAGAAATAAGTCACAATGGGAAGCACGTTGGAGGAGAGTGCGAACCGTCCTCTCGTAGTTgtcattaatttctaattagcctttatttaattgaaatcCCTTGAAGGTTTGATCTTCCAGATCGAGAAGTGCATGCTTGCCAAATGTACccaagaaaataatattttttaacgacaATACAGTTTACTAAAGCGTAATGTTCCACGCGACAACTATTTTACGGGATCCTGATACAACATCGATTGTACATCAAAATCAAATTAACGAAAGCAACAGGAGTAATCACAGTTGCAATCTTTTTCCCCCTATTTCCTTCGATGTACACTGTTTCAAAAAGGTTTCAGTATCGGATTAACCGTGCATCTAACGATTAAAACTCTACTGTGTATACAGGTTTGATTGAGTTTCGATCTTAAGCGATTTTTACACAACGTTTAGGtatatatagcgtaataacgTTCCGAATATTTCGAAAAGTGCAAAAAGCAATAATTCGTTAGGGATACGATATGGAGCACTCTGTGGCATTGCCTGTTATTTATAtcgattttattttccaagTGATTATATTCAATGAATCCTTCTTATACTTTTCCTCTAttgaaaacgaaaaaaaggaaaaaaataaatcgaatatGAAAAATTCCGTATGGTTACGTCCACCAtagtttcatttaatttctgaactgttattttttattttttagtacGTAATACTTccgttaattatttataacttagagaagaacaaagaaattgtatataattaattacgtaAATCGATCGACCCGATGATATAATTTGCATTAACaataagagaaagaagaacaTATTCCAATAAAACGATGATAAATTATGTTGCGATTCGTATGTAGCTGATTTACTGTATTGTATTATTGCAATGTACAGATACTAGAATAGCATGTATAGGcacaatttcaaatttgtgACGTTTGTATTACATATCGGCCTTCGGTCAATAGGATTAATTCTATACTTTTAGTGTACTTCTATTATAGTAGAATTCTACATATATCATCCCCATTTGTCTCATATTGATTGCTCATTTCATTGAGTAactaaattttcatttgttgTAAATTGAAAGGAAGTGGATTTTGTTGTTTTAGTAAAATATGACttataatattctaatatttataaatttatgaaataagaATTACGTAAACAATATGTAACGAAAcaaaatcttgtttatttaaataggtttatttttcttttacttgtttctcagtatacatattttgtctatttctataaaaagCATACATTAAACAAGATCCATTTGTTTCATTCTCCAAtcttaacaaatttttttacgcggtatataataaaagtaggaaaacattttttttatagtctCGAAATAACGAACGACTTATTTAATTGAATGGGTAAtgatatatttctaaattaaagattCAGGTAATCTTCTGATAATAAGGTATCTTTGTGATATTTGTAGAAATGGAGTAAACACGTGTAGTGATGTCAATGCGATTTTTACATCTTTCTTTGCTACAGTTTAAAGATACAGAGTTATAAAATCTTTCGCTTTATTTTATAGCAAAAcctgaaaaatatataaaaagtattatatttttttagattcttgtttttttttttgcatatttatgTATTCATTGTCACGGTttcattctatatattttgGTGAtcctaaattttattattcgaagATTATCTATTCATAACATAATTGTACATATGATACTcttaatttttacaaattgatTATATTCAGATCTCGGTAATAACGTTTAAGTCTCATTAGTTCCTAAGGAGTGCTCTTTAGTTGCTATTTGCACAAACTTGCTTTTCATTTTAAGATacttgttttttcttttaatatatcagTCCTATATATCTCGGAAAGTACTTTCAAACTTAATGAACCAGTTAGGTATACATTGCTCTCACAAAGAAGGGAATCGTTTGGTTTGAGACCAGCTTATAGTCTTGCAGATTAAATTTGTCGGATTTGATGTGTATGATATAAACCTTTATTTTAAcgtttattttattgatttattgtCATTCTTACAAAGGGTTTCCTTTATCGACGATGTAATGTTAGATGTGTAAATAATTTGCTAGTATTCTTTGATGTTTGTTTAAGGAGTGGTTGTAGTTGTACGTAACGGAgcatataatttttttagtgtacgtatttaatatttgagaTCACATTGACTGCAGGCATTCCACAAGTGCTgataacattatacaattcGTTACTCTATATAAAACATGAACATGCCTCTTCCAATCtcgttctttctctat from Bombus huntii isolate Logan2020A chromosome 3, iyBomHunt1.1, whole genome shotgun sequence encodes:
- the LOC126863866 gene encoding histone-arginine methyltransferase CARMER isoform X2, with protein sequence MAKVFRAVTVSTLSNNGQSTAKFNKPVTLNINYDPQGLSVEFLAGESTGRDKTTLLEFPVTPSTECSRVSSRSYVFTLDTDSLLITFVSETDFRNFHSQILKLKNGKGVSAFNERTEESSAMQYFQFYGYLSQQQNMMQDYIRTSTYQRAILGNLSDFKDKVVLDVGAGSGILSFFAVQAGAKKVYAVEASNMANHAELLVAANNLSDKIIVIAGKIEEIDLPERVDCIVSEPMGYMLYNERMLETYLHAKKWLVPGGRMFPSRGDLHIAPFSDENLYMEQFNKANFWYQTCFHGVDLSAMRNNAIKEYFRQPIVDTFDIRICMAKSIRHIVDFQTANETDLHKIEIDVDFHILESGTCHGLAFWFDVAFIGSTQQVWLSTAPTEPLTHWYQVRCLLENPLFCKSGQLLSGKVILIANKRQSYDVTIELKLEGTNMESSSNTLDLKNPYFRYTGAAAQPPPGLNNTSPSESYWTTLDAQGARQAVNMVNGMSVNGLGEVSMDATAAVNPSNLLAIGGQPNIHPGSISSTGRGRVGGTATSTQAAQLIGGGITPNMFTSPATQSLVLGNTSHYPVNPSLMIGDYVTPGNGISSQTYRQ
- the LOC126863866 gene encoding histone-arginine methyltransferase CARMER isoform X1 produces the protein MAKVFRAVTVSTLSNNGQSTAKFNKPVTLNINYDPQGLSVEFLAGESTGRDKTTLLEFPVTPSTECSRVSSRSYVFTLDTDSLLITFVSETDFRNFHSQILKLKNGKGVSAFNERTEESSAMQYFQFYGYLSQQQNMMQDYIRTSTYQRAILGNLSDFKDKVVLDVGAGSGILSFFAVQAGAKKVYAVEASNMANHAELLVAANNLSDKIIVIAGKIEEIDLPERVDCIVSEPMGYMLYNERMLETYLHAKKWLVPGGRMFPSRGDLHIAPFSDENLYMEQFNKANFWYQTCFHGVDLSAMRNNAIKEYFRQPIVDTFDIRICMAKSIRHIVDFQTANETDLHKIEIDVDFHILESGTCHGLAFWFDVAFIGSTQQVWLSTAPTEPLTHWYQVRCLLENPLFCKSGQLLSGKVILIANKRQSYDVTIELKLEGTNMESSSNTLDLKNPYFRYTGAAAQPPPGLNNTSPSESYWTTLDAQGARQAVNMVNGMSVNGLGEVSMDATAAVNPSNLLAIGGQPNIHPGSISSTGRGRVGGTATSTQAAQLIGGGITPNMFTSPATLGVTFQQSLVLGNTSHYPVNPSLMIGDYVTPGNGISSQTYRQ
- the LOC126863866 gene encoding histone-arginine methyltransferase CARMER isoform X3, which gives rise to MAKVFRAVTVSTLSNNGQSTAKFNKPVTLNINYDPQGLSVEFLAGESTGRDKTTLLEFPVTPSTECSRVSSRSYVFTLDTDSLLITFVSETDFRNFHSQILKLKNGKGVSAFNERTEESSAMQYFQFYGYLSQQQNMMQDYIRTSTYQRAILGNLSDFKDKVVLDVGAGSGILSFFAVQAGAKKVYAVEASNMANHAELLVAANNLSDKIIVIAGKIEEIDLPERVDCIVSEPMGYMLYNERMLETYLHAKKWLVPGGRMFPSRGDLHIAPFSDENLYMEQFNKANFWYQTCFHGVDLSAMRNNAIKEYFRQPIVDTFDIRICMAKSIRHIVDFQTANETDLHKIEIDVDFHILESGTCHGLAFWFDVAFIGSTQQVWLSTAPTEPLTHWYQVRCLLENPLFCKSGQLLSGKVILIANKRQSYDVTIELKLEGTNMESSSNTLDLKNPYFRYTGAAAQPPPGLNNTSPSESYWTTLDAQGARQAVNMVNGMSVNGLGEVSMDATAAVNPSNLLAIGGQPNIHPGSISSTGRGRVGGTATSTQAAQLIGGGITPNMFTSPATISKS